One window from the genome of Acanthochromis polyacanthus isolate Apoly-LR-REF ecotype Palm Island chromosome 21, KAUST_Apoly_ChrSc, whole genome shotgun sequence encodes:
- the cant1a gene encoding soluble calcium-activated nucleotidase 1 isoform X2 yields MPAAPGSSQLGQNESMSPLRISVGGLPMLASMANTTDPRFRLKWRPIVVVAISLTIILLLVMHLGSGLRYHTYSSHSWRPSHGDAQRTDSQYNDTYPLSPPERTAQGTRYRIAVIADLDTSSRSDKKLTWFSYMRRGYLLVSQSGDKVAVEWDMDRVVLESHLSEKGRGMELSELVVFNGKLYSVDDRTGIVYHIDKDKAVPWVILTDGDGSVAKGFKAEWMAVKDEHLYVGGLGKEWTTTEGEFVNNNPEWVKVVGFRGDVQHENWVPKYKALKSAAGIEPPGYFIHESAAWSDTLQRWFFLPRRASMERYAETADERRATNLVLSCSPDFEHILVSRVGPLNPTHGFSSFKFVPNTDDQIILALKSEEDAGKIATYIMAFTLDGRILLPETKIGDVKYEGLEFV; encoded by the exons ATGCCTGCTGCGCCAGGCTCCTCTCAACTGGGACAGAATGAGTCTATGAGCCCACTTCGCATCTCTGTAGGAGGCCTCCCCATGTTGGCTTCCATGGCCAACACCACTGACCCTCGTTTCCGCCTGAAGTGGAGGCCCATTGTGGTGGTGGCCATCTCCTTGACCATAATCCTGCTGCTTGTCATGCACTTGGGTTCAGGGCTGCGCTACCACACTTACAGCTCACATAGCTGGAGACCCAGCCATGGTGACGCCCAGCGGACAGACTCCCAATACAATGACACCTACCCTCTCAGTCCGCCTGAGCGCACGGCACAGGGCACGCGCTACCGCATTGCGGTCATTGCCGACCTGGACACGAGCTCTCGTAGTGACAAGAAGCTGACATGGTTCAGCTACATGCGGCGGGGATACCTGCTGGTGTCACAGAGTGGTGACAAGGTGGCTGTTGAATGGGACATGGACAGAGTGGTGCTGGAAAGCCACTTGTCAGAGAAAGGCAGGGGTATGGAGCTGTCTGAGTTGGTGGTGTTCAACGGCAAGCTGTACAGCGTCGACGACAGAACTGGTATAGTCTATCATATCGACAAAGACAAGGCTGTACCCTGGGTTATCTTGACGGATGGTGATGGTAGTGTTGCCAAAG GGTTCAAAGCTGAGTGGATGGCAGTGAAGGACGAGCACTTGTACGTCGGTGGTCTGGGCAAAGAGTGGACCACTACTGAAGGCGAGTTCGTCAACAATAACCCAGAGTGGGTGAAAGTGGTGGGCTTCAGAGGGGATGTACAACACGAGAACTGGGTTCCAAAATACAAAGCTCTGAAGTCTGCTGCAGGAATAGAGCCACCAG GTTATTTCATCCATGAGTCAGCAGCATGGAGCGACACTTTGCAGCGCTGGTTCTTCCTCCCTCGCCGTGCCAGCATGGAGCGCTATGCGGAAACAGCAGACGAGCGCCGTGCCACGAACCTTGTCCTCAGCTGCTCGCCAGATTTCGAACACATCCTAGTCAGTCGAGTGGGTCCTCTTAACCCCACCCACGGTTTCTCATCTTTCAAGTTTGTCCCTAACACAGACGACCAAATCATTCTGGCACTCAAGTCAGAGGAAGATGCGGGAAAGATTGCTACATACATCATGGCCTTCACGCTCGATGGGCGCATCCTTTTACCCGAAACCAAGATTGGGGATGTGAAATACGAGGGCCTGGAGTTCGTCTAG
- the lgals3bp.1 gene encoding galectin-3-binding protein B → MGTQRTLCTLLVLLLLYVSGRAYKFDMFKQNLEPQEGDVRLFGSQNISEGRVEVYHDGKWGTVCDDNWDMTEAQVVCRQLNFPGAKSVVIGKDYGQAPGPIWLDDINCKGTEKQLTTCVFKNWGETDCSHKEDVGVVCETGSIDTAISSSIHSLDHSISLSDDLGKIFDSGNDCDFRIIVRSPTGNKLDDGTLQMVETTICAHKVILSNSPLLKASVGIDNITVNISLSCQPHFTSFIRYLYTRKMDVTLSSALCLHQMASNFGIKQLKEDIGRLFSEILPDDSTFKKQVSLYQYAVDTEDLILEENSIRYLAWNFENFTMSPAWTGISAELLGALLTRSDVVVSDEYFVLQSVESWISEMGNSTSLKTQADLLSHIRFPMIPAEKLFEMESSSRLFSAHKNLYFENILKAFQFNVLLFGNLTNPKYNKQNADYQPRIYTAEPWSAVIDLSNIRDQYRQPIRYNNRFNGYDYRQSYTYGQSNNKFFRTPALKSLLFKDKIMNWRAYILQSQYECSNYGLRCESVPMARLVNENQVNLDSNILFRNQLLVMCNGKYVCQVQSFKSNMAPITTNGTQVPSYPCPDDKYTYRFVVRPEYV, encoded by the exons ATGGGCACACAACGAACCCTCTGCACTTTGTtggttctgctgcttctgtATGTCTCCGGAAGGGCGTAcaagtttgacatgttca AACAAAACCTAGAGCCGCAGGAAGGTGACGTGAGGCTGTTTGGCTCTCAGAACATTTCCGAGGGCCGTGTGGAGGTCTATCATGATGGGAAATGGGGAACAGTTTGTGATGACAACTGGGACATGACTGAAGCACAGGTGGTGTGTCGTCAGCTGAACTTCCCTGGAGCCAAATCTGTCGTCATTGGAAAGGACTACGGACAAG CACCTGGACCTATTTGGCTGGATGACATCAACTGCAAAGGCACTGAGAAGCAGCTGACTACTTGTGTGTTTAAAAACTGGGGAGAAACTGACTGCTCTCACAAAGAGGATGTTGGAGTTGTTTGTGAAACTGGAA GCATTGATACGGCCATCAGTAGTTCCATACACTCACTGGACCACAGTATCAGTCTGTCTGATGACCTTGGCAAAATCTTTGACAGTGGGAATGACTGTGACTTCCGGATCATTGTCCGGAGTCCAACTGGAAACAAACTGGATGATGGGACCCTGCAGATGGTTGAGACAACAATCTGTGCACACAAAGTGATCCTCTCAAATTCCCCGCTCCTCAAAGCTTCAGTGGGGATTGATAACATCACAGTCAACATCAGCCTGTCCTGCCAACCCCATTTCACCTCCTTTATCAG GTACCTTTACACCCGCAAGATGGATGTGACCCTCTCCTCTGCACTGTGCCTCCACCAAATGGCCTCCAATTTTGGAATAAAGCAGCTAAAGGAAGACATAGGCCGGCTGTTTTCTGAAATCCTCCCAGATGACAGCACCTTCAAAAAGCAGGTGTCCCTTTACCAATATGCAGTGGACACTGAGGACTTAATCCTTGAGGAAAACAGTATCCGGTACCTGGCCTGGAACTTTGAAAACTTCACCATGTCTCCAGCGTGGACCGGCATCTCTGCAGAGCTTCTTGGAGCTCTTCTAACCCGCTCAGATGTAGTTGTGTCAGATGAGTATTTTGTGCTTCAGAGTGTAGAAAGCTGGATCTCAGAAATGGGCAACTCCACCAGTCTGAAAACCCAGGCTGACCTGTTGAGTCACATTCGTTTCCCCATGATCCCTGCTGAGAAACTGTTTGAGATGGAGTCTAGCTCGCGTCTCTTCAGTGCTCATAAGAATTTGTATTTTGAGAATATATTGAAAGCCTTTCAGTTTAATGTTCTGCTCTTCGGTAATCTGACCAACCCAAAGTACAACAAGCAAAATGCTGATTATCAGCCCAGGATCTACACTGCTGAGCCTTGGAGTGCTGTTATTGACCTTTCAAACATAAGAGATCAGTATCGGCAACCTATCCGATACAACAACAGATTCAATGGTTATGATTATCGTCAAAGCTACACATATGGTCAAAGCAATAACAAGTTCTTCAGAACACCTGCCCTCAAAAGCCTGCTTTTTAAGGACAAGATAATGAACTGGAGGGCATACATCCTCCAGAGTCAGTATGAGTGTTCAAACTACGGTCTAAGGTGCGAGTCTGTTCCTATGGCAAGGCTGGTCAATGAAAATCAAGTCAACCTAGATAGCAACATCCTGTTTCGTAACCAGCTTCTAGTGATGTGTAATGGCAAGTACGTCTGTCAGGTTCAAAGCTTCAAAAGCAACATGGCTCCTATCACCACAAATGGTACTCAGGTCCCCTCCTATCCCTGTCCTGATGACAAGTACACCTACCGATTTGTGGTGAGACCAGAGTATGTCTGA
- the cant1a gene encoding soluble calcium-activated nucleotidase 1 isoform X1, with protein MAQGRQSARKRQRGDSRPPSSMPAAPGSSQLGQNESMSPLRISVGGLPMLASMANTTDPRFRLKWRPIVVVAISLTIILLLVMHLGSGLRYHTYSSHSWRPSHGDAQRTDSQYNDTYPLSPPERTAQGTRYRIAVIADLDTSSRSDKKLTWFSYMRRGYLLVSQSGDKVAVEWDMDRVVLESHLSEKGRGMELSELVVFNGKLYSVDDRTGIVYHIDKDKAVPWVILTDGDGSVAKGFKAEWMAVKDEHLYVGGLGKEWTTTEGEFVNNNPEWVKVVGFRGDVQHENWVPKYKALKSAAGIEPPGYFIHESAAWSDTLQRWFFLPRRASMERYAETADERRATNLVLSCSPDFEHILVSRVGPLNPTHGFSSFKFVPNTDDQIILALKSEEDAGKIATYIMAFTLDGRILLPETKIGDVKYEGLEFV; from the exons GTGACTCCCGGCCTCCGTCCTCCATGCCTGCTGCGCCAGGCTCCTCTCAACTGGGACAGAATGAGTCTATGAGCCCACTTCGCATCTCTGTAGGAGGCCTCCCCATGTTGGCTTCCATGGCCAACACCACTGACCCTCGTTTCCGCCTGAAGTGGAGGCCCATTGTGGTGGTGGCCATCTCCTTGACCATAATCCTGCTGCTTGTCATGCACTTGGGTTCAGGGCTGCGCTACCACACTTACAGCTCACATAGCTGGAGACCCAGCCATGGTGACGCCCAGCGGACAGACTCCCAATACAATGACACCTACCCTCTCAGTCCGCCTGAGCGCACGGCACAGGGCACGCGCTACCGCATTGCGGTCATTGCCGACCTGGACACGAGCTCTCGTAGTGACAAGAAGCTGACATGGTTCAGCTACATGCGGCGGGGATACCTGCTGGTGTCACAGAGTGGTGACAAGGTGGCTGTTGAATGGGACATGGACAGAGTGGTGCTGGAAAGCCACTTGTCAGAGAAAGGCAGGGGTATGGAGCTGTCTGAGTTGGTGGTGTTCAACGGCAAGCTGTACAGCGTCGACGACAGAACTGGTATAGTCTATCATATCGACAAAGACAAGGCTGTACCCTGGGTTATCTTGACGGATGGTGATGGTAGTGTTGCCAAAG GGTTCAAAGCTGAGTGGATGGCAGTGAAGGACGAGCACTTGTACGTCGGTGGTCTGGGCAAAGAGTGGACCACTACTGAAGGCGAGTTCGTCAACAATAACCCAGAGTGGGTGAAAGTGGTGGGCTTCAGAGGGGATGTACAACACGAGAACTGGGTTCCAAAATACAAAGCTCTGAAGTCTGCTGCAGGAATAGAGCCACCAG GTTATTTCATCCATGAGTCAGCAGCATGGAGCGACACTTTGCAGCGCTGGTTCTTCCTCCCTCGCCGTGCCAGCATGGAGCGCTATGCGGAAACAGCAGACGAGCGCCGTGCCACGAACCTTGTCCTCAGCTGCTCGCCAGATTTCGAACACATCCTAGTCAGTCGAGTGGGTCCTCTTAACCCCACCCACGGTTTCTCATCTTTCAAGTTTGTCCCTAACACAGACGACCAAATCATTCTGGCACTCAAGTCAGAGGAAGATGCGGGAAAGATTGCTACATACATCATGGCCTTCACGCTCGATGGGCGCATCCTTTTACCCGAAACCAAGATTGGGGATGTGAAATACGAGGGCCTGGAGTTCGTCTAG